In Crinalium epipsammum PCC 9333, the genomic window GGGGTGCTTTTCCCGTTTGTAGCTAAGTGATAAAAAACATCATTCTGATCACCGTTAAAGCTATAGGCAAGATTTATTTCAGAATTATTATTACTACTGCTATTTGCTAACAAAGATGCAACGTCTATCTCTAGTGCCGCAATCCTGGCGTTAGCGGTTGCTAATTGCTCTGTTGTAGCGTATCCATTAGATTCAGCAGCAATTTGGTTTACTGAATTGTCTATTACCTCAACGCTGTCATTGATCGTTGCTAATTGTTCTGCTGTAGCATACCCACTAAATTGATTGTTTATTTGTCCTATTAACCCGTTTAATGCCGTAACACTATCGCTAATTTCTGCAAACTGTTGTGCTGTAGCATACCCATTAAGCTCTACAACGATCCGATCTATTAAACCATTTAACTTAGCTATTAGGTGGCTTCCATTCCCCTCTAGTTGTGCGGTAGGCTCTCTGGGAATATCGTTTATCCCTGCGTAAATCGAAATTTTTAAATTATTAAAATCTAGTGATGACATTTTTATTCTCCTTATTGTTTATTTCCGTCAATTTGGCTTTCAATCTTAGAATCAATGTTTAGTTGCCCTACACTTTGAGGGCGGTTAGTTCCAGGGGTAGACATCCAAATACCAATAATGTTACCTGCAAAAGCTAGATATAATCCTTTATCGTTAGGGTCTAACTTATCCTTTAACAATTGGGATCCGCAAAAACTTAAAACTGAAAATGTAATAATAATCTGAACGCTTAAAATAATTTTGCTATACATTATCCTAAGCTTTCAATGTCATAATTTATGGGATCTCTACGTGGTGAAAATCCATGCTTTGTTTCTAAAGTTTTCTCAATATCAGCTAGACGATAATGAAAAGCTCTTAATAAAAGTTGCATTTCCCCTTTTCCATTGATGTGCCTCTGTTCCGCTAATTCATTAGTCAGAGTTAGTTTATCGCTCATTTCTTTATGGATTTTATCTTGTGTTTCCATGTGTGCTTCTATTTCAAAAATTGACGAGTTTAAGTTGTTATGTACTTTTACAATTTCGCCAAAATTAACAGAAATAGATTTTTCTAAATCCCTTCTAAGCTCTGCTATTGCTAATTCTGTGTTGTTTGTAGTTGTTAAAAATAGCATTTTCAGTTCAGCTACAGATGTTGCCGCTTGGGACTTAGTGTTTAAATCTCTTTGTAAATTCTCCTCGTTTTTAGCAAAAGATATATCAGTAATTTTTTTGACTTTCTCGTCTAACGCTTTTTCAAGTCCATTTAACTTTTCGCTTAAGTCTTGTTTAACCTTAAATTCTGCTTCTGTGTTTTTTTTAGAAACCGTCCAAATTGTACCCGCAATCCCCAAGGCGCAAGTTATGATAGTTCCAGCATTTACCCCAATAGCAAGATAGTCGCGCCGCCCTTCTTTCTGCTCTGGCGTTTTTTCGCTATTCTCAGCATTTATAATCACGGGTAGAAAAGGAATTAAAATCCCAATTAAGCTACCCACAAAAAAAGCAGCAGTTTTACTTTTATTAAATTTCACGGTGTAAAAGCTTCTATTGTTATCCCAATATCTGTAAGCCAATTTACGGTTTTAAACCTTAACGTTGAAGTGGCAACAGGTTCTAGATAAACTAGAGTAGGTGTAGACAATGATAAAGTTTTTCGCATTAAAAGAACAGGAACCAATAATCTATTCCATTCTTGCTCAACAGAACCTGCTTTAATCCAATTAGCCGCAACTGTTAAATTATTAAGCGTAACAATTAGCTTATCAGTAGGAAAGTTTAGCACTACTGATACAGCTTGATTAGGTTGGACAAAATGCAACTGATCATGTATTACTGACCAGTTGCCCTGATCAATTCGTGTCATTAGAAAACGCTTGATCTAGTGGGAACGTTACAAGACTGGATTACTCCACCGTTAACGCTTTTCCCTGGTAAGTCGCCAAGTGCAGCTTTTAATAAATCAGTCCGCACTAAAAGCTTGGCTACTCGTTTTTTACCGCTTTCTGTATAGTAAGCATTTACACGCACTAAAATTCCTTTTAGCAATAAATTACTAAGTTTAAACACTGGTTCATCTCTATCAGCTAAGGGAGCCTCATCGACACCCGTTTCAGATGCTAATCCCAAAAAAGTTTGTTTCCTAGCTAAAAAGTGATAAATCCTTCCGCCCCCTGCTGTTGTTCCGCCTACTGTAACTCGATGTTTTGTTAATGCTGCCATTTGATTTCCTTAAAATTAAATAAAGTGAACAAGCGACTTTTGCGTTTTAACCTAATCGTCTGCGTTGAGGAATGTAAGCAGTCCTGATAGTTCCACCGTTATAAGGCTTACCTACTAAATCACCTAACGCTGTCTGAAACTTACCAATATCACAAATAATATTTGCTGTTTTAGCTGCGACAACACCTGCAACACCGTATCGGATTCTGATACGTGCTACCTGACCATTGTTAATTAAATCAGAAATTTTACTGTGAGATTTAATGTTATCGGCGGGAAGTACTTCTGTAATGCCCACTTCTGTTGCAATACCATCATATCTATCCGGTAACAGGACGGAAAAATTAACCCCCCCAATATCTACTTTGTGTAACTTTTTAGCAACTGCCATATTTAAAGCCTTTAGCGGTATAACCCAACCATAACAAGGATTTTAGAGTGTTTACATCGCTAGGAACACATAGGTTTCCAGCGTGGACACAGCATTAATATTTTTTAAAATAAAGGCGGCTTAAGTCCTTTCTAAAGCACCCCAATAAGTACCAGATCTATCAACTAATACAATGGGCTGATCTAAGCCGTAAATATCTAGTGTTGCGTACTGAAATCTAACTATAGCGGTGGGTCGCCATCTCCGCTTTGAGACTAATCTGCCATAAACTGTTTCTTTTCCAGGATTGTTAATAGTATCTTTTTTGGGTATATGGGAAGTAAAAAAATCATCGTTGTAGGCATGGTCTTGAATAGACAAGACTTTTTTAATGACTTCTACAGCTTCAGTGTCACTTGGGACATACAACCGTATTTGATAACCATTTTCAATATCTTTATAAGTACAGATAATTTTACCTTTACTAAATTTATACCCGTCAGCAAGAGTAAATATATTTTTAATTTTAGTAGCAAGTCTTTTTGCCTCTATAGGTTCAATAGTTTTATGAGTTTCTTTTACTAATCTAAAGCTTATTTCGGCTGTTACTGGTTCTTTATCGTTAGGTACGCTTGCCCCATCTTGTTTAAAATATAATAATACCTGGGGTTTGTAAGGTACTGTACTTTCTTGATAGCTTGATATTGTTTGACCAAAAATAGCAGGTTTTAAATGCGACTTTTGTACTACATAGTAAAAATTATTCATCTTGAGTAGTGCCATGTTCTGGCTATCTACCGCAGCAATTAAACACGCTGCTTTAGTGGCGCTTCTACCGCTATTTATATCAGGATCATCTAGTGGAGATAAGTCTTTGAAATATTCGTGAACTTCTTTGTTATAAACTTTTCTTAGCCATGTTTTAAGAAAATTCCATTGTCTAGAAGGAGCCATCAATTAAACCTCTGCTTTAACTAAATCAACATTGCTTACATCTGCTGAAACGCTTGCAGCCCTAGCTGTTGCCTCTGCCTGTTCCTCTGCCGTTGTTCCATCTGTCACAGCTTTTTTAAGTGTATCCGCTTGTGTTTTGATTGTTGCCGATGTCTCCTGAAATTCAATTACATTAGAAGCTATTATATTTACACTTTCAGCAGCTTCTTCTATATTCTCTAAGTTTTCCATCTGTTGAAATATTTTATTTTTAAATCTGGGGTTAGTGTTTAAAAATGCCCAGGTATTATCGCTGACTACTCCTTCAGATTGCATTCCATTTCTCATTTTAGCGATCCATCCGCCAATAACTTCTAGTGCATCTAGAACATTATTGGTCATGCTTTGTATTGATGATGCTAGGTTAGCAACTGCTGAAATAATTCTATTTGCTCTTTTCCAAGAAGCTTTTAACCCATTGTAATTATCAGCACCTAAAACACTTTTAATGATTTCTTCTAACTTTTTACCGAAAAAGCTATCTAAATCATATGGCGTTCCGTCTGCATCTTTCAAGCCAAAAGCAGCTAATACGTTAGCTGTTACCTCAACTAAAGTTTGAGCCACTGAAGTACTAAGCATTGCCGCATTATGGAAAGTAGCAGCTAATATTAACAAATTCAAAACTCTATCAAGTTGTAAAAACTTCCAAGTCTTAGCAAACTTATCAATCATTAAAGTTTGCATACTATTAATTCTAGCCAGCACTAAATCAATTTTCCCATTTAATCCTTGAATAGCTGCTAAATCTAGAGCGTTCAACCCTGCATTTAATTGTCCTAATTGCTGCCCGTTCTGAATAACCTGATTATTTATAGCTTGTTGGCATGGCGATCCACTGCTGCAAGGAGAGCTAGGTGGAGGTGTGGGCGGCCTTGCTGGTGGCATACTTGTTCGAGGTAGTGGTGCTGGTGTTCCTGCTGGTCTAACGGCTGGAATAATACCAGGGAAGGGAGGGAACAACGAAGTCGTGGGTGGTGTGGTTGTACCCGTTCCCGTTCCCGTACCAGTTCCACTACCTGATCCAGTAGTTCCCCCAGTTGTTCCCGTTCCTGATCCTGGTGGTGTTCCTGTTGATCCAGGGATTGTAGTTGTTCCAGGCGTTCCAGGTGTGGGCGTTGCCGAAGGTGGTAAATACTGCGGTTGGGTTGATTGAGGTGGTGTAGTCGGTTGTGGCTGTAATTGTGGTGTAGGTGTTGGTGTTGCTGGCGGTGGTTGATGTGCTGGCGGTTGTGGTGTTGTACTTGGTATTGTACTTGGCGTTGGTGCTACCGCTTGAGGTGTAGCCGTTGGTGGTAAGTATTGCGGTTGGGTTGTAGGTTGTAGTGAATTACTTGGTGTGTTACCTGCCGATGGCGTAGCGGTAGGTGGTAAGTGTTGCGGTTGGGTTGTAGGTTGAGGAGTACTACCAGGCGCATTACCGCTTGCTGGTGTTCCTGATGGTGGTAAGTATTGCGGTTGTGTCGGTGCATTATTTGGTAAGTTACTTGGTGGCTTACTAGCAGTTTGAGGCGTTCCCGATGGTGGCGTATAGCTTGGCTGATTAATCGGGGTAGGGTTTGCAATTGGTGTGCTACCACTTGCAGGTAATCCACTGGGCGGCTGAAAGCTTGGTTTATTGTTAAGTGCTGGTGTTGTCCCTGATCCAGTACCAGTACCAGTACCAGTACCACTGCTTGTCCCTGTACCTGGTAGGTTCCCTGGTGCTGGTTGATTTCGTGGTGTATTCCCTGCGCTTGGCTGTGGGGTTGCTGTTGGCGGATTTTGGTAAGGCTGATTTAATGGAGGGTTTAAGGGCGGAGTAATAGCAACTTGCGGGACGGCTGGTGCTGGTGTTCCGTTTGGTTTTCCAGGTGTAACGGTTGGTGTTGTACTTGGTAAATTACTAGGCGTGTTACCTACTGGTGAAGCGTTGCCAATACCTCCCGAATTGCCCACACTAACAGGATTGTTGCCTGTCGTATTTCCTGTGCTTGGTTGATTGGTTGGGCTTGTTGGTGTTGTACTTGTTGAAGATGATGGGGGATTTGATCCGGTAGCTGTTGGCGTTCCTGTAGGGTTTGAAGTTGTGTTTTGTCCAGTATGTCTCCCCGTCGGGATTATTTGATTTTGTGGTTGCTGTGCTGGTGTAGTTGGTGATGTAGTCGGAGGATAAGAACCATTAGGACTATTTGAGGGGACGTGACTGTTCCTTAAAAATTACTCAAAAACGCTTAAACTTACTCATTTAATATGCTAAAATGGCTATATGAGTAAGTTAACTATATCAGAAGCAGCTAAACTTAAAGGAGTTGCCGTTTCCACGTTAAGGAGGTGGGAAGCGGAGGGCAAGCTAATCCCTGAACGTACAGCCAATGGGCATCGTAGGTACGATCTAGCTCAATTATTGGGGATAACAGCAGATAGTTCAATTACAGTCGGTTATGCCAGAGTATCAAGTCACGAACAAAAACCTGATCTAGAAAGGCAGAAACAAGTATTAGAGTTGTTCTGCGCGACTCATGGTTGGCAGTATCAAATTATTGATGATCTAGGTTCTGGCTTAAATTACAGCAAGCGAGGACTGCAAAGATTAATCAGAATGATTACTGACAATCAGGTTGAGAGATTGGTCTTAACCCATAAAGATAGATTATTGAGATTTGGTTCTGAATTGATTTTTAGTTTGTGTGAGCATTTTGGTACAGAAGTAGTAATTATTAATCGTACAGAAGATGCCAGTTTTGAAGAAGATTTAGCAAAAGATGTATTAGAAATAATTACAGTGTTTTCGGCTCGATTGTATGGAAGTCGTAGTCATAAAAATAAAAAGATTGTTGAGGATTTGAGGGAAGTTGCTGAAAAGCTTTAAGACCAAACTAGACCTTAATAACAAGCAACGCACATTGGCAGCTAAACACGCAGGGGTAAGTCGTCATGCGTGGAATTGGGGTTTAGATATTTGTCTTAAGGCTTTAGACAATCAAGAAAAATTACCGACAGCGATTGATTTACATAAACGGTTAGTAGCCGAGGTCAAATCTGTTCATACTTGGTATTATGAGGTTTCAAAATGTCCACCTCAAGAAGCATTAAGGAACTTATACAAAGCTTTTCAGCACTGGTTTAAAGTCCCTGGACGAGGCAAACCTAAGTTTAAGAAAAAGAATGTTAAAGACAGCTTCTACCTAGAAGGTAGTATAAAAATTAGTGGCAATAGAATTAAATTCCCCATTTTCGGATGGGTAAAATGCTATGAAATATTGCCTACTGTACAACCTAAAAACGTGACTGTGACTAAAAGGGCGGGTGATTGGTATGTTAGTTTTAAATACGAGTTAGAGCAAAAAGTAACACCAAAACGCCGAGATAAGATAGGCGTTGATATTGGGATAAATGCTTTAGCTACTTGTTCTGATGGTTCAGTTTTTCCTAACCTTAAAGCTTACCGCAAAGCTAAAAGGAAACTGGCTCACCTGCAACGCTCAGTTTGTCGTAAAGAAAAAGGCTCTAACAATCGTAACAAGGCTAATTTAAAAGTTGCCAAGCTTCATCGTAGGATTGCCAATATCAGACAAGACGCAATTCATAAACTAACAACATGGTTAGCCAAGAATCACGGCGAGATTAAAATTGAGGATCTGAATGTTTCAGGTATGCTCAAAAACCATAGGTTGGCTAGTGCCATTGCTGATTGCGGATTTTACGAGTTTAGGCGACAACTTGAATATAAGTCGGGGTGGTATGGTTCAACAATTATTAAAGTTGATCGGTTTTACCCTAGTTCTCAAGTGTGTAGTTGTTGCAACAATCGTCAAAAGATGCCACTAAAAACACGAGTTTTTAACTGTGGTAATTGTGGCACGACATTAGATCGTGATTACAATGCCAGTATCAATTTAGAACGCTGGCATGAAAGTATTGATTATCCCAAAACCGTCAGTTCGACGGGGATTGCCTGTGGAGGATCACATCAACTTAATGGCACTGCTGTTAAGGATTCAGTGAAACAGGAACTAGACATCAAATTTATTCCCAAACAGTTATCACTGTTCGATGAGTAGATTTGAGTAGGTTCTAGAGAACGGAGAAGAACCCAGAGCAGGACGACTACTGGTGCTGGGAGAAAGCTATTGAAGACCTGGAAAGAGACAGACGGTAGCAGACTGAAAATCCTCGTGTCGGCAGTTCAATTCTGCCTCCAGGCATCAAAATAATATCTTAAACCCCTGATTCCGTAATGGTTTCAGGGGTTTTTAGTTTAGGTACTGCGCTGTGGTTACTGGGGTAATTCACACCCAAAGTCCACGAAAAATCGACGAATTGACGTGCAGTTGACGATCATGCGGGTATCTTTGGATATGAATTGGATATTTTTGACTATGAATTGAGTATTCATTTAGAAAGTCAGTACTCTAGGTGTAGAGATGATTCCAGCATAATACTGGTAAATCTTCTTAGGACGATTGCTTATCCAGTTTGGCGCTTGTTGTAACTGAGATGCCAATAAACAGCGCTCGCTAAGGACAGTTGATAAAGTGCGATCGCAACTATCTACTTAAACGCGATCGCACACCCTAACTAAAAGCATGTTAACCGTTATCTTCGTCGGGGGCAAAGCTTAAACGTATAAACACTTTGCCCGATTTCCATCCACCTCCTGATGCTCTAAGAACACGGCATGGAGCGCCGTCTGTAAGCCAAGCTGATGTTCTAGTCTGACCTTCTATGAAATTAATAATTTCAGAAACTTGCACTGTTGGATCGCCGATTGGACTATACTCTGGCTCCATCGAAAGCACATCCTCATCCGTTAAGTGAATTTCAGTCATCAAATAAGCTCCAACTAACTGACAGTATTATTGCGCCTTAGCAATGGCTGGGGAGTTAAGAGATGCGATCGCTCACTTAGGATGCAATGCTCATAGCCAAGCGTATTCGTTACCCTTTCCCTTATGTAACTGTTTTGTTAATGTGGCTGAATGAGCTTGAACTAAAAATTGAAACTTTTTGTAAAAAAGGCTTTGTAAGTTGTTAATGATTAATTAATAGGCATAACTTTTAATAAAATATGGTGACAGTCGTTGTAGTTCTCAATACCCTCATTGCCTTAATTTCTTTGTATGTAGCTTTACAAATACGCAAATTACGACGGCGACTAGCGAAAATAGCAGATACCTTAACCAAAGCCGAACGCAATACCCATAAAGTACTCAGCAAGAGTCCAAAAACAATTTCTAAAGGTCAAAGAAGTTTCCACAAGCTTAACGAACGCTATCAAAGGTTTGAGCCACAACTTAAAAAAGTGCAACAAGTCTTGGCTATATTGGGTCTACTACAGAGATTATCGCAAACAAGGTTGAGCGATCGCAAATCTAAAATTCGCACAAAAATGCCTTAATTCGTCCTGCTGTAAGACCTAGAGTAACTGTGATCAGCAATCTTAGGGGTGGTTTTGTGGCTGGTGTCTAATAAAATTGGAATTAAAGATAGAAACCAGAAGATGTCAAAAACAAGTCCTGGATCATTTATTAGCGGCGTGTTGCTGGGAACCGCCATTGGAGCGATAACTGGTTTATTAGTTGCTCCGCGTACAGGTAGAGAAACGCGGCAACTTTTGAAAAAATCTGCTGATGCCCTACCAGAGTTAGCAGAAGATGTATCTACGAGTGTGCAAATACAAGCAGATCGACTCTCAGAATCGGCGCTGCGAAAATGGGATCAAACTCTTAGCCGCTTACAGGAAGCGATCGCAGCAGGAGTTGATGCTACCAAGGTTGAGCGCCAAACACTTAAGCATACTAAACCTGAAGTCCCTGCTGAGTCTCGTCCATCGGTTTCTGATTATAAGCTGTAGGCTCGACACTGGTGATTGATCCTTTATTTTGGCTAGGACTGTCCATCTTGCTAGTTGCAGTTAGCTTAACTGCTGTTTTAGTAACAGCGTTGCCAGCTTTGCAAGAATTAGCTCGTGCTGCCCGCAGTGCGGAAAAGTTATTTGATACTCTTAGGCGAGAACTCCCGCCTACCTTAGAATCTATCCGTTTGACTGGTATGGAAATTACAGAGTTGACTGATGAGGTGAATGAGGGTGTCAAAAGTGCAACTCAAGTAGTAAAACAAGTTGATCAAAGTGTGAGTGGTGCTAAAAAGCAGGCTCAGAACTTGCAAACAACTACTCGCAGTGTAATTACTGGTGTCAAAGCAGCTTGGAAAGCTTTGAAACGTCCCAATACAGGGCGCAAGTCTGATCGCCTACCTCAGTCTCAAAAAAATACTTTCGATTTACGCCGGGGCGGAACAACACTACCAGATACACAGACTGCAAGAGCGAGCGATCGCGATGAAACTAAAACCAAACTTAACCGTAAAGCTTTTAGTTCAGATCCTAATGATGTCTCACCTTACTTGAGAAATCATGAAGATTTGCAACCACTAGACTCAGAAGATTATTTAGTAAACCCTACTACCAAAGACGAGGCAGACGAAGAAACAGCACCTTAACTATACTGTTGCGATCATGTCAGGACTTACGCATTTTCATGCTGTAAATCCTGGCAGGATAGCTTCTGCAATTGTTTCGTACCTCAAATGTGCCTACAAAGTTTAGGTATTCTTCCAGTGGGACGGGAGTAAATACTTTGCTACAACGGAATATTAGATTAAAGTAAAGAAGTGTAAATAAATTAATACTTTTTTATTTCTTGAGCTATACCAAGGCATCAATTCACCGTCCACGCAATAATTTTTGATAAAACGTCACAATGCAGCATCGTTTTACGCAACGAATTTTGGTATCATTACTCGCAATTTTTCTAGCATTCTCAGCTTGGGCGATCGCCCCCGTCGCCTATGCTTATGAAAATGCAGACTTACTGCCAGATACTCAGACACCCATAATTGACTTAGCCAAGTCGCTAACAGCTATTCAGGAAGAAGCACTTGCCAAAGATTTAGAAGACTTTGAAGCTGCCACAGGCTGGAAGCTAAGAGTTTTAACTCAATTTGATCGCACCCCAGGTCGAGCAGTCAAAAATTTTTGGGGTCTGGATGATAAAAGTATTTTGTTAGTCGCAGACTCACGCGGCGGCAATATTCTCAACTTTAATGTTGGCGATGCTGTATACGGACTAATGCCGCGTACTTTCTGGATTGAGTTGCAAACACGCTTCGGCAACTTATACTTTGTGCGAGAACATGGTGAAGACCAAGCAATCATCGAATCCTTAGAATCAATCAAAACCTGCCTGCGTCGCGGTGGTTGTAACGTTGTACCTGGTTTACCACGAGAACAGTGGATTCTTACTCTAGTTACTTCAATTCTCGGTGGAGTTATCTGTGGATTTGCTGGTCAGCCACGTAAACAAGGACAAGTCTTTGCATGGCAGTGGGCGCTGATTTTCTCACCACTTTGGGGAATTCTGTTTATTTCCTTTGGCATTGCGCCAGTTATTACGAGGACAACAGAATGGTTGCCTCTGTTTCGTAACTTCAGTGGTTTCTTCATCGGTGTATTAGTCGCTTACCTGTCGCCCATGCTAGCTCGATCTTCAAGTTCCGAAACTTAAGCTAAAACTGAGGAGTCAGAAAGTTTTTGTTTCTGACCAAAATTCATCTCCGCACAGAGTTGTAGAGACGCGAAATTATGCGCTACGCGCAGGCTCCGCCAACGCGTCTCTACATGGGTAGATCCTGTATTGTGTATGCTAACAGCTTATAAATTTATTCCTATGGAATGGCACGTCACTGATGCCCAAAGTTTATCAATTATTGACCGAGAAATTGGCAATCATAACTTTTCACCCGCAGAATACGAAATTTTACGTCGGGTAATTTATGCAACCGCCGATTTTGAATATAAATCTTTAATTCGTTTTTCTGAACGTGCCTTGCACGCGGGGGCAGCAGCAATGGCCGCCCGTAGCACAATTGTCGTAGATGTGCCAATGGTGCAAGTTGGAATTACACCGAATATTCAAAATACCTTTTCTAATCCGGTGTATTGCAGTATGGAAGCTTGGACTCGACCCCAAAAAGAAAAAACACAAGCAGCTTGGGGGATTGAAACTTTAGCTAAACGCTATCCAGAAGCAATTTATGTTGTGGGTCAGGCGCAAACGGCTTTAACTGCTATTGTCGAGTTAATTGAAGCGGATGAAATTCGACCTGCCTTAGTGATTGGAACGCCTTCAGGATTTGTAGAAGTGGATGTTGCTAAGGCAAGATTGAAAGATTCGATGATTGCTCACATTACTATTGATGGTCGTAAAGGGAGTGCGGTGGCAGCAGCAGCTATTGTTAATGGACTGGTTGACTTAGCTTGGGAAGCTTATGGTCAAAAAACTAATGTTATCGGTTGAACCTTCAACCGTCCCGCATTCTCCGTCCATGTACTCATGGGCGGAGTTAGGGACGGGCAGCCGATAACTACTACTCAGGTTCGTCCTGGTTCTGGATATAAGATTTTAATATTTCCAATGGCGCTCCACCTGCACTAATTACACAATATGCACCTGTCCAAAATACAGGTTTCCAATAAAATTTATTAATATGCTCTGCAAATTCCTTTCTAATTAAACGACTGGAAACTGTCTTTAAACTATTGACTAATTTTGATGGGGCTACATCTGGGGAAATATCTATTAAAAGATGGACATGATCTGATTCTCCACCAAATTCAATTAGCTTTGATTTTTGTCCCAGGCAAATTCTAGAAAATATTTCCTCCATCCTTGTAAGTATCTCTGATGTTATCACTTTGCGCCTGTATTTTGTCACAAACACTATATGTAAATTTATCTTATAGACGCAGTGCCTGTATGAATTTAAGTCGGTTGACACTTTTGTACACCAATGCTAGATCAATAACATGATAGCAACACGACGCACAACATTTCGCTTATATCCAAATCAAGCTCAAACGGCAAAATTGTTTGAGTGGCGACGGTTACATCATTGGTTATATAACCAAGCATTAAGTGACCGTCAACTTGCGTATAAACGGGATAGAAAAAGTGTTAGCTATTATGACCAACAACGCGCAGTTAAGGTAATTCGTCAAGTATTACCAGAGTTTAAAGAACTCGGTTCTCACGCACTTCAAGCAACTGTTAAACGGGTTGATTTTGCCTACAATCGTTTTTTTCAGGGATTAGGTGGTTATCCTCGTTTTAAGTCATTAAGACATTATTCAGGATGGACTTATCCATGTAATTCTGGGTGGAAAACACATACAACGGGTGTTAATGGATATCTCGATATTTCTAATTTGGGACATATCCAAATGAGGGGTAAGGCGAGAAATTGGGGAAATCCTACAACTTTAACTATTGTTTACCGCAATAAAAAATGGTATGCCTCAATTACAGTTGCTTGTGATGTACAAAGGGAAACTGGTTCTGGGTTAATCGGGTTAGATTTTGGTTGTAATGTTGCAGTAATGGGAGCGGTACATTTAGGTAATGATGAGTATGAAGAATTACCAATTGATAACCCCAGACACTTAAAACAAGTACAAACCAAAATTAAATTAGCCAACCATCAAAAACGCAGGAAACGTGCGCCTAACTACAACAAACGTATTAAAGCATCAAAAGGATGGAGAAAAGCGAATGGATGCGTTAGTAAGTTAGTACGCATTGCCGCTAGTCAGCGACAAGATTTCATTCATCAAGTAGCAGCACAAATTGTAAGCAGTAATAGCATGGTTGCTACTGAGAAGTTAAATTTTAAAAACATGACCAAGAAAGCTAAGAAAGGTAGTAAACGAAAAGCCCAAAAGACAGGGTTAAATCGTTCTATCTTAGATGTGGGAATGGGAATGTTGCGGTCAGCGATTGAGTACAAAGTTAACGAGGCAGGGGGAATTTTTGTAGAAGTTCCTACGCAGAAAGTTAAGCCGT contains:
- a CDS encoding IS607 family transposase, which encodes MSKLTISEAAKLKGVAVSTLRRWEAEGKLIPERTANGHRRYDLAQLLGITADSSITVGYARVSSHEQKPDLERQKQVLELFCATHGWQYQIIDDLGSGLNYSKRGLQRLIRMITDNQVERLVLTHKDRLLRFGSELIFSLCEHFGTEVVIINRTEDASFEEDLAKDVLEIITVFSARLYGSRSHKNKKIVEDLREVAEKL
- a CDS encoding RNA-guided endonuclease InsQ/TnpB family protein; translation: MLKSFKTKLDLNNKQRTLAAKHAGVSRHAWNWGLDICLKALDNQEKLPTAIDLHKRLVAEVKSVHTWYYEVSKCPPQEALRNLYKAFQHWFKVPGRGKPKFKKKNVKDSFYLEGSIKISGNRIKFPIFGWVKCYEILPTVQPKNVTVTKRAGDWYVSFKYELEQKVTPKRRDKIGVDIGINALATCSDGSVFPNLKAYRKAKRKLAHLQRSVCRKEKGSNNRNKANLKVAKLHRRIANIRQDAIHKLTTWLAKNHGEIKIEDLNVSGMLKNHRLASAIADCGFYEFRRQLEYKSGWYGSTIIKVDRFYPSSQVCSCCNNRQKMPLKTRVFNCGNCGTTLDRDYNASINLERWHESIDYPKTVSSTGIACGGSHQLNGTAVKDSVKQELDIKFIPKQLSLFDE
- a CDS encoding KGK domain-containing protein, which codes for MTEIHLTDEDVLSMEPEYSPIGDPTVQVSEIINFIEGQTRTSAWLTDGAPCRVLRASGGGWKSGKVFIRLSFAPDEDNG
- a CDS encoding YtxH domain-containing protein is translated as MSKTSPGSFISGVLLGTAIGAITGLLVAPRTGRETRQLLKKSADALPELAEDVSTSVQIQADRLSESALRKWDQTLSRLQEAIAAGVDATKVERQTLKHTKPEVPAESRPSVSDYKL
- a CDS encoding DUF948 domain-containing protein translates to MIDPLFWLGLSILLVAVSLTAVLVTALPALQELARAARSAEKLFDTLRRELPPTLESIRLTGMEITELTDEVNEGVKSATQVVKQVDQSVSGAKKQAQNLQTTTRSVITGVKAAWKALKRPNTGRKSDRLPQSQKNTFDLRRGGTTLPDTQTARASDRDETKTKLNRKAFSSDPNDVSPYLRNHEDLQPLDSEDYLVNPTTKDEADEETAP
- a CDS encoding TPM domain-containing protein: MQHRFTQRILVSLLAIFLAFSAWAIAPVAYAYENADLLPDTQTPIIDLAKSLTAIQEEALAKDLEDFEAATGWKLRVLTQFDRTPGRAVKNFWGLDDKSILLVADSRGGNILNFNVGDAVYGLMPRTFWIELQTRFGNLYFVREHGEDQAIIESLESIKTCLRRGGCNVVPGLPREQWILTLVTSILGGVICGFAGQPRKQGQVFAWQWALIFSPLWGILFISFGIAPVITRTTEWLPLFRNFSGFFIGVLVAYLSPMLARSSSSET
- a CDS encoding precorrin-8X methylmutase; protein product: MEWHVTDAQSLSIIDREIGNHNFSPAEYEILRRVIYATADFEYKSLIRFSERALHAGAAAMAARSTIVVDVPMVQVGITPNIQNTFSNPVYCSMEAWTRPQKEKTQAAWGIETLAKRYPEAIYVVGQAQTALTAIVELIEADEIRPALVIGTPSGFVEVDVAKARLKDSMIAHITIDGRKGSAVAAAAIVNGLVDLAWEAYGQKTNVIG
- the tnpA gene encoding IS200/IS605 family transposase, with the translated sequence MSTDLNSYRHCVYKINLHIVFVTKYRRKVITSEILTRMEEIFSRICLGQKSKLIEFGGESDHVHLLIDISPDVAPSKLVNSLKTVSSRLIRKEFAEHINKFYWKPVFWTGAYCVISAGGAPLEILKSYIQNQDEPE
- a CDS encoding RNA-guided endonuclease InsQ/TnpB family protein, producing MIATRRTTFRLYPNQAQTAKLFEWRRLHHWLYNQALSDRQLAYKRDRKSVSYYDQQRAVKVIRQVLPEFKELGSHALQATVKRVDFAYNRFFQGLGGYPRFKSLRHYSGWTYPCNSGWKTHTTGVNGYLDISNLGHIQMRGKARNWGNPTTLTIVYRNKKWYASITVACDVQRETGSGLIGLDFGCNVAVMGAVHLGNDEYEELPIDNPRHLKQVQTKIKLANHQKRRKRAPNYNKRIKASKGWRKANGCVSKLVRIAASQRQDFIHQVAAQIVSSNSMVATEKLNFKNMTKKAKKGSKRKAQKTGLNRSILDVGMGMLRSAIEYKVNEAGGIFVEVPTQKVKPSQRCPKCDHVKPKTLSERIHKCENCSYTCDRDFASAQVCAEYLRTALGTSVEKRRSDSSTSTHCGGFKQVSEMKRQKPRPSS